The Planococcus versutus genome contains a region encoding:
- a CDS encoding DEAD/DEAH box helicase gives MNFSLNDSKIKQLCGQAAFKKGKSFFLAGKIQLTPDKSDEQLIKGLVTGRYEFYVSVKQAEEGEILASCSCPPVGFVTTYCHHIAGVLLAIDHLQQRENPTTKMLSLFGRRAEETQGKQRYFDQRQTLEVEFSLFPVSLSETAYLGLRMAIGTKELEPIGHINEFINAWQVNKAYEQLTGVYYSPQDHCLSDKSEKIFAYLAKTQIAGVVKTEQTEDMIVLAGSDWERLLPLLQDAPNVKVSWEGNMTKGINIEKELPLSFHFNEHRFGGFRLDIEGLETLLILQAYELAFADGVLFYLANEDAKRLTELRNLLPKGLDQLLIPAEELDYFMATVVPGLERLGNVKIADAVVGRLVETPLRAKLFLDRIKHRLLAGVEFHYGHLVINPCEESEDVVRQYPGIRRQHQQERDILRIMKESQFTQTDGGFYMQDEEAEYHFLYHIIPVLEEMMQIYATIAVKLRVQKNYGGPKVKVEISERTDWLEFRFDMQGISETEIKKIIAALEERRPYYRIPNGTLMSLETQEFLDLSDFLREMDISSANFGREEIRIPLIHGLQVAASLDEGQLLDPSTNFTNLLQNLNQPGQLDFAVPKSLNGVLRDYQAAGFRWMKLLAKYNFGGILADDMGLGKTLQSIAFIVSVLPEVRKQQRSVLVVAPSSLVYNWFNELSKFAPSVKVGIIDGGKAQRMALTKNTKALDVVITSYPSLRTDQVLYRDQTFHTVFLDEAQAFKNPVTQTAKAVKSIRADYRFALTGTPIENSLDELWSIFNVVFPELLPNRRLFSEMRHDNIKKRVRPFILRRIKADVLTELPEKVESIQFSELQATQKKLYAAYLAELKQDAFKHLNKDSFQKNRIRILAGLTRLRQLCCHPALFVEGYDGGSAKFDQLIELLAECRSSGRRVLVFSQFTQMLGIIGNQLTREGVSYFYLDGQTPPADRVGLCEQFNEGQGNLFLISLKAGGTGLNLTGADTVILYDLWWNPAVEQQAADRAHRMGQKKEVQVIRLIAKGTIEEKINELQLKKKNLIDDVILSGEEPLKAMTQEDIREILTM, from the coding sequence ATGAATTTTTCACTAAACGACTCAAAAATTAAACAGTTATGCGGACAAGCAGCTTTCAAAAAAGGAAAGTCTTTTTTTCTGGCTGGAAAAATCCAACTAACGCCCGACAAGAGTGACGAACAACTTATCAAAGGTCTCGTTACGGGACGTTATGAATTTTATGTCAGCGTGAAACAAGCAGAAGAGGGCGAAATTCTGGCTTCTTGTAGTTGTCCACCTGTCGGGTTTGTCACGACCTATTGTCATCATATTGCCGGAGTTTTGTTAGCGATTGATCATCTACAACAACGCGAAAACCCAACAACAAAAATGTTGTCATTGTTTGGCCGAAGAGCAGAAGAGACCCAAGGCAAACAACGCTATTTCGATCAACGTCAAACGCTTGAAGTTGAATTTAGTTTATTTCCCGTATCGCTTAGTGAAACAGCATATCTTGGGTTACGAATGGCTATAGGAACAAAAGAGCTAGAACCTATTGGTCACATCAATGAATTTATAAATGCGTGGCAAGTGAACAAAGCATACGAGCAACTAACTGGCGTATATTATTCTCCACAAGATCACTGTTTGAGTGATAAATCCGAAAAAATCTTTGCATATTTAGCAAAAACTCAAATTGCAGGTGTGGTTAAAACAGAACAAACAGAAGACATGATTGTTCTTGCAGGGTCAGATTGGGAGCGACTATTGCCTCTTTTACAAGATGCCCCTAACGTTAAAGTTAGTTGGGAAGGGAACATGACAAAGGGCATCAACATTGAAAAGGAATTACCGCTATCTTTTCATTTTAACGAGCATCGCTTCGGAGGTTTTCGATTGGATATTGAAGGACTTGAAACTTTACTAATTCTTCAAGCATACGAATTGGCATTTGCAGACGGGGTTCTTTTTTATTTGGCAAATGAAGATGCCAAGCGATTGACAGAACTAAGAAATTTACTGCCAAAGGGACTAGACCAATTGCTAATTCCAGCAGAAGAACTGGATTATTTCATGGCTACTGTCGTACCAGGATTAGAACGTTTAGGCAATGTGAAGATTGCGGATGCAGTTGTCGGGCGACTTGTCGAAACACCTCTTCGTGCCAAGCTTTTTCTCGATCGTATTAAACACCGCTTACTAGCGGGTGTTGAATTTCATTATGGTCATTTGGTTATTAATCCCTGTGAAGAATCAGAAGATGTAGTTCGTCAGTATCCAGGCATACGCAGACAACATCAACAAGAACGAGACATTTTGCGCATCATGAAAGAGAGCCAGTTTACACAAACGGATGGCGGTTTTTATATGCAAGACGAAGAAGCAGAATATCATTTTTTGTATCACATCATTCCTGTGCTTGAAGAAATGATGCAGATTTACGCAACCATTGCGGTTAAGCTGCGTGTTCAAAAAAATTACGGCGGTCCAAAAGTAAAAGTTGAAATTAGTGAGCGTACAGACTGGCTAGAATTTCGTTTCGATATGCAAGGCATTTCAGAAACCGAAATTAAGAAAATAATAGCGGCATTAGAAGAAAGACGTCCTTATTACCGTATCCCTAACGGTACGTTAATGTCCTTAGAAACACAAGAATTCCTTGATTTGAGTGATTTTCTACGGGAAATGGATATCAGCTCAGCTAATTTTGGTAGAGAAGAAATTCGGATTCCATTAATTCATGGACTGCAGGTAGCAGCTTCGTTAGATGAAGGACAGTTGCTTGACCCAAGTACGAATTTCACAAATTTATTACAGAATTTAAATCAGCCAGGACAATTAGATTTTGCTGTGCCGAAAAGCCTAAATGGAGTCTTACGCGATTACCAAGCAGCTGGATTTCGTTGGATGAAGCTATTGGCAAAATACAATTTTGGCGGTATTTTAGCAGATGATATGGGGCTTGGGAAGACCTTGCAAAGTATTGCTTTTATTGTCTCGGTACTCCCCGAAGTTCGTAAACAGCAGCGATCTGTACTAGTAGTTGCTCCGTCGTCACTGGTTTACAATTGGTTCAACGAACTAAGCAAGTTTGCTCCAAGTGTTAAAGTAGGAATTATTGATGGCGGTAAAGCGCAGCGAATGGCTTTAACTAAAAATACAAAGGCGTTAGACGTGGTAATCACGTCTTATCCATCTTTGCGCACAGACCAAGTGCTGTACCGAGATCAAACTTTCCATACCGTCTTCTTAGATGAAGCACAAGCGTTTAAAAATCCAGTTACCCAAACTGCTAAAGCGGTTAAGAGCATTCGCGCAGATTACCGATTTGCACTAACGGGTACGCCTATTGAAAACTCATTAGACGAGCTATGGTCAATTTTCAATGTGGTGTTTCCCGAGCTGTTGCCTAACCGTAGGCTATTTAGTGAAATGAGACATGACAACATAAAAAAACGAGTACGTCCTTTTATTTTACGTCGCATCAAAGCCGATGTATTAACCGAGCTTCCTGAGAAAGTAGAGTCAATTCAATTTTCCGAGCTGCAAGCAACACAGAAAAAACTCTATGCAGCTTATTTAGCTGAATTAAAACAAGATGCTTTCAAGCATTTGAATAAAGACAGTTTTCAAAAAAACCGTATTCGTATTTTAGCTGGACTGACACGTCTACGTCAATTATGCTGTCACCCAGCATTATTTGTAGAAGGCTATGATGGAGGTTCTGCTAAGTTTGATCAATTGATCGAGTTGCTGGCGGAATGCCGTTCTTCGGGACGGCGTGTACTCGTATTTTCGCAGTTTACACAAATGCTTGGAATTATCGGCAATCAATTGACGAGAGAAGGAGTTTCTTATTTTTATTTGGATGGACAAACACCGCCTGCAGATCGAGTCGGCCTTTGCGAGCAATTTAATGAAGGACAAGGCAATTTGTTTTTAATATCGCTAAAAGCGGGAGGTACCGGTTTGAATTTAACCGGTGCTGACACAGTGATTTTATATGATTTATGGTGGAATCCAGCTGTGGAGCAACAAGCAGCCGACCGTGCACATCGCATGGGCCAGAAAAAAGAAGTTCAAGTTATCCGTTTAATAGCAAAAGGCACAATTGAAGAAAAAATTAATGAGTTGCAGTTAA
- the mnmH gene encoding tRNA 2-selenouridine(34) synthase MnmH: MFNNIEVTELMPLSEKNEMVLIDVRSPSEYKNFSIPGSINIPFFDDEERAEIGTLYKQASVEAAKVRGLEILSAKLPEFVHQFKQINGHKTVFCWRGGMRSRTTATLLSLMDVHVSRLEGGIREYRRWVLEQLEQPEAPFKAYVLNGLTGTGKTRILKALEKQGYPVMDLEGLANHKGSIFGHIGVEPHNQKVFDSLLVQQFRKLRKAPFVLFEAESARIGKVVIPSWVMELKANSLQLIIEMPIEERIKEIIEDYRPVEYQAECIAAFQRIKTRMPLEVSKQIETSLETSEFASAVHLLLEYYYDSRYQHTGLQYPDTQKKILHVRNLEEAIKAIKEQIPELENSPV; encoded by the coding sequence ATGTTCAATAATATTGAAGTGACAGAGTTAATGCCTTTAAGTGAAAAAAACGAAATGGTGCTAATCGATGTCAGGTCGCCATCTGAATATAAGAACTTTTCAATCCCTGGAAGTATTAACATTCCTTTTTTTGATGATGAAGAACGAGCCGAAATAGGCACGCTTTATAAACAAGCAAGTGTAGAAGCGGCTAAAGTACGGGGACTTGAAATCCTATCCGCTAAATTGCCGGAATTTGTTCATCAGTTTAAACAAATCAACGGTCATAAAACCGTATTTTGTTGGCGAGGTGGCATGCGTAGTCGAACAACAGCTACACTTTTGTCGTTAATGGATGTTCATGTCAGCCGGTTAGAAGGTGGAATTCGTGAATACCGCAGGTGGGTGCTTGAACAGCTTGAGCAACCTGAAGCACCTTTTAAGGCTTATGTATTAAATGGATTAACTGGAACAGGAAAAACTAGAATTTTAAAAGCATTAGAAAAGCAAGGCTATCCTGTAATGGACTTAGAAGGTTTGGCCAATCATAAAGGTTCTATCTTTGGTCATATTGGTGTTGAACCTCATAACCAGAAAGTATTTGATTCTTTACTTGTTCAGCAATTTCGAAAGCTTCGAAAAGCACCTTTTGTGCTCTTTGAAGCGGAAAGTGCGCGAATCGGTAAAGTGGTTATTCCGTCTTGGGTAATGGAGTTAAAAGCAAATAGCCTCCAGTTGATCATTGAAATGCCGATTGAAGAACGGATTAAAGAGATTATTGAAGATTATCGCCCAGTAGAATACCAAGCAGAATGCATAGCTGCGTTCCAACGAATTAAAACACGCATGCCTTTGGAAGTTTCTAAACAAATTGAGACGAGTCTAGAAACGAGCGAATTTGCCTCTGCCGTGCATTTATTGCTAGAGTATTACTACGATTCGCGTTACCAACATACGGGTCTTCAATATCCCGATACACAAAAAAAGATCTTGCACGTTCGCAATCTTGAAGAGGCCATTAAAGCGATAAAAGAACAGATACCAGAGCTTGAGAATTCTCCAGTCTAG
- a CDS encoding cation diffusion facilitator family transporter yields the protein MKELFGLMKFGTQSALWAAVINTVVAIIKTAAYLITGNVAMFAEMMHSFGDAANQFFVFIGSALSKKEPTERFPGGFGRLVNLVLLGAVLIVGVLAYETIVEGVHHITNATQSEDWFWLNISVLGASALLEAGVLYKAMKEITEHLPKEQTKGLKLLPLSYKHVKEAKPATKLVFLEDNVAVGGALLAMLAIIIATYTPFHSATGYASIIIGVALIFVVGRIFLDNAAGALGVADVKMQARMGARILQHEHITDIQDLDVIKEGDSLHVELRVEVDPNMTIKQADEIRNYIEEKITESVDNVTDIIIEFDDDDGIDTWRNISSEDKK from the coding sequence ATGAAAGAACTTTTCGGTTTGATGAAATTCGGAACGCAATCCGCCTTATGGGCAGCTGTCATCAATACAGTTGTTGCCATCATTAAAACAGCTGCTTATTTAATTACTGGAAACGTTGCGATGTTTGCTGAAATGATGCACAGTTTCGGAGATGCCGCCAATCAATTTTTTGTTTTTATCGGTTCTGCATTAAGTAAAAAAGAACCCACAGAACGATTTCCTGGAGGATTTGGTCGTTTGGTTAATCTTGTGTTACTCGGCGCTGTACTGATTGTCGGGGTACTAGCCTATGAGACCATCGTCGAAGGAGTTCATCACATTACAAACGCCACTCAATCTGAAGATTGGTTTTGGTTAAATATTAGCGTTCTTGGGGCCTCGGCGTTACTAGAAGCCGGAGTGCTTTATAAAGCGATGAAAGAAATTACAGAACACTTGCCCAAAGAACAAACAAAAGGGCTTAAGTTACTTCCGCTCAGTTACAAGCATGTAAAAGAAGCCAAACCTGCTACAAAGTTAGTGTTTCTAGAAGATAATGTCGCCGTTGGTGGTGCATTACTCGCGATGCTTGCTATTATTATCGCAACCTATACGCCGTTTCACAGTGCTACAGGCTATGCTTCTATTATCATCGGTGTTGCTCTTATTTTTGTAGTTGGTCGTATATTCTTAGATAATGCTGCAGGTGCATTAGGAGTTGCTGATGTAAAAATGCAAGCAAGAATGGGCGCACGTATTTTGCAACACGAGCACATTACTGATATCCAGGACTTGGATGTCATTAAAGAAGGCGATAGTCTTCACGTTGAATTACGAGTCGAAGTAGACCCGAACATGACGATTAAACAAGCAGACGAAATCCGTAATTACATTGAGGAAAAAATTACTGAAAGTGTGGATAATGTCACAGATATTATCATTGAATTTGATGACGATGATGGCATTGATACATGGC